In one window of Chryseobacterium viscerum DNA:
- a CDS encoding alpha/beta hydrolase: MKNKTKTYLSFIIIILVSNLAAKAQNKAVQTPIIIATQGNFSAGGSVIKSEGLFDSAKPWNVPQGGQTRHGDHADVFYQIPVKPKKLSMVFLHGYGQSRRSWQTTADGREGFTNIFLRQSYSIYLVDQPGRGEAGQTTKPGQINGTPDDQTWFTQFRIGLYPKFNEGVQFPKDSISMDQFFRMMTPDTGNVDEATVVNALSSVMDKSGNEILLTHSSGGSPGWKTAIKNEHVKAVVAYEPIGFTFPEGEEPKENLGGKGVPMNEFMKLTKIPIVVYYGDYIPTEETNAASLNFWRNILTTARKWAKIVNSHGGDVTIVHLPELGIKGNTHFLMSDLNNVEVAELLSKWLKEKGLDK; this comes from the coding sequence ATGAAAAATAAAACAAAAACATATTTAAGCTTTATAATCATAATTTTAGTATCAAATTTAGCTGCTAAGGCACAGAATAAGGCAGTACAAACACCAATTATCATTGCAACACAAGGCAATTTTTCAGCTGGAGGTTCTGTCATCAAAAGTGAAGGACTTTTTGACTCTGCAAAACCGTGGAATGTGCCCCAAGGTGGACAAACAAGACACGGAGACCACGCCGATGTTTTTTATCAAATTCCGGTAAAACCTAAAAAACTTTCAATGGTATTCTTGCATGGTTACGGACAATCTAGACGAAGCTGGCAGACCACAGCCGATGGAAGAGAAGGTTTTACAAATATTTTTTTAAGACAGAGCTATAGTATATATCTCGTAGATCAACCAGGTCGTGGAGAGGCTGGGCAGACTACAAAACCTGGACAAATTAATGGTACGCCGGACGATCAAACTTGGTTTACTCAATTTCGAATTGGGCTATACCCTAAATTCAACGAAGGTGTTCAATTTCCAAAAGACAGTATTTCTATGGATCAATTTTTCCGTATGATGACACCAGACACAGGAAATGTAGATGAAGCAACAGTTGTTAATGCTCTGTCTTCAGTTATGGATAAATCTGGAAATGAAATCCTTTTAACCCATTCGTCAGGAGGTTCCCCCGGCTGGAAAACAGCTATTAAAAATGAACACGTGAAAGCCGTTGTTGCCTACGAACCTATAGGATTTACCTTTCCAGAAGGTGAAGAACCCAAAGAAAACTTAGGAGGAAAGGGGGTCCCCATGAATGAATTTATGAAACTGACCAAAATACCAATTGTAGTTTACTATGGAGATTATATTCCTACTGAAGAAACCAACGCAGCATCTCTAAATTTTTGGAGAAATATTTTGACAACGGCAAGAAAATGGGCAAAAATTGTAAATAGTCACGGTGGTGATGTTACTATTGTTCATCTTCCAGAATTGGGAATTAAGGGAAACACCCATTTTCTAATGTCAGATTTAAACAATGTAGAAGTTGCAGAGCTGTTATCAAAATGGCTGAAAGAGAAAGGTTTGGATAAATAA